A genomic stretch from Falco cherrug isolate bFalChe1 chromosome 1, bFalChe1.pri, whole genome shotgun sequence includes:
- the LOC102048966 gene encoding vacuolar protein sorting-associated protein 29-like: MLVLVLGDLHIPYRCSSLPVKFKNLLVPGKIQHILCTGNLCTKESYDYLRTLAGDVHVVRGDSESLNYPEEKVVTVGQFRIGLIHGHQVIPWGDVASLALLQRQLDVDILISGHTHRFEAFEYENKFYVNPGSATGAYSALEMNIIPSFVLLDIQASTVVTYVYRLIEDDVKVERIEFKKY, translated from the exons ATG TTGGTGTTAGTATTGGGGGACCTTCACATCCCATACCGGTGCAGTAGTCTACCGGTGAAGTTCAAGAATCTGCTGGTTCCAGGAAAGATTCAGCATATCCTGTGTACAGGAAACCTCTGCACCAAGGAGAGCTATGACTACCTCAGGACTCTGGCTGGGGATGTCCACGTTGTTAGGGGGGACTCTGAG AGCCTAAATTATCCTGAAGAGAAGGTTGTAACTGTTGGGCAGTTCAGAATTGGGCTGATTCACGGCCATCAAGTTATTCCCTGGGGTGATGTGGCCAGCCTGGCATTGCTACAGAGGCAGCTGGATGTGGACATTCTTATATCAGGACACACGCACAGATTTGAAGCATTtgaatatgaaaacaaattctACGTCAACCCGGGATCAGCTACAGGAGCCTACAGTGCTTTGGAAAT gaatATCATCCCTTCATTTGTACTGCTGGATATCCAGGCTTCCACAGTTGTGACTTATGTATACCGGCTAATTGAGGATGATGTCAAAGTAGAAAGAATTGAGTTCAAGAAGTACTGA
- the VPREB3 gene encoding pre-B lymphocyte protein 3, translated as MALGFMVLLLVELAGTASRAQPVLTQPSSVLVLPGQTARLSCILSPQYNISEFGISWYQQRPGHSLRYLLYYNSERDKHKPAKIPDRFSATKDLASNACILIIASAHYEDNGNYYCALSHAFNWF; from the exons aTGGCCCTGGGCTTCATGGTCCTGCTCCTGGTGGAGCTGGCGGGGACAG CTTCCAGGGCTCAGCCCGTGCTGACCCAGCCATCCTCTGTGTTGGTGCTGCCCGGGCAGACTGCTCGGCTGTCCTGCATCCTGAGCCCCCAGTACAATATCAGTGAGTTCGGCATCTCCTGGTACCAGCAGCGCCCAGGGCACTCCCTGAGGTATCTGCTCTATTACAACTCCGAGCGAGACAAGCACAAGCCTGCCAAGATTCCTGACCGCTTCTCTGCTACCAAAGACCTCGCCAGCAATGCCTGCATCCTCATCATTGCATCTGCTCACTATGAAGACAATGGCAACTATTACTGCGCCCTGTCACATGCCTTCAACTGGTTTTAG
- the CHCHD10 gene encoding coiled-coil-helix-coiled-coil-helix domain-containing protein 10, mitochondrial translates to MARGSRSVGRPAAAPAPASPAPAAPVPAAQPAQPGLMAQMASTAAGVAVGSAVGHVVGSALTGAFSGGGSEPAKAAPAQEPRQQPVYQQPAYGPCHYEMKQFLECATNQRDLTLCEGFNEALKQCKYSNGVSSLL, encoded by the exons ATGGCGCGCGGCAGCAGGAGCGTGGGGCGGCCCgcggcggcaccggcaccggccaG CCCTGCCCCCGCGGCCCCGGTGCCGGCGGCGCAGCCGGCGCAGCCCGGGCTGATGGCGCAGATGGCGAGCACGGCGGCTGGTGTGGCCGTGGGCTCCGCCGTGGGACACGTCGTGGGCAGCGCGCTCACCGGCGCCTTCAGCGGCGGCGGCTCCGAGCCGGCCAAGGCGGCTCCGGCCCAG GAGCCGCGACAGCAGCCCGTGTACCAGCAGCCGGCCTACGGTCCCTGCCACTACGAGATGAAGCAGTTCCTGGAGTGCGCCACCAACCAGCGAGACCTGACCTTGTGCGAGGGCTTCAACGAGGCCCTGAAGCAGTGCAAGTACAGCAACG GTGTTTCTTCTCTCCTGTGA